One window of the Leucobacter komagatae genome contains the following:
- a CDS encoding histidine kinase — translation MSPSTTPSGAVREVGIADIFFSVTDRKGVIKHANQLFVDFAKLDWQTLSGAPHSIIRHPEMPAGVFYAMWSELLAGHPFAGHITNLAADGSAYSVYATVTPLGDDSYLSVRIRPMDEASAEFANGAYAKVAEYETELRQAGIGRRSAAEQGANRLLALISAAGHESVSALQRHTLPREIARLERRAAPIPERPGATGEVGELLTAVGAVNRALTSWTGEQHRLATLSESLRRIGKELRSELESASTGVARLSQLACERVVPKELVEPLAVWTQMQELIGTYIDGLLRVLNELDTNGMEHRFRVALAKLHTRMLAAFAAEIIDNPESETSGRQAAIALSQALRLGLSAMIEQSHSHADLTARSAATITRSVELLAIPRELLLAWRHEIDSVELPRSARRIAEQIADSANRLGAILTELRGIVDKCGEVGLGADPAALRPLIARVEAHTEAL, via the coding sequence ATGTCTCCCTCCACCACACCGAGCGGCGCAGTCCGAGAGGTCGGCATCGCCGACATTTTCTTCTCCGTCACTGACCGCAAGGGCGTCATTAAGCACGCGAACCAGTTGTTCGTCGATTTCGCGAAGCTCGACTGGCAGACGCTGTCTGGGGCGCCGCACTCGATCATTCGGCACCCGGAGATGCCCGCGGGTGTGTTCTACGCCATGTGGTCAGAGCTGCTCGCCGGGCATCCCTTCGCGGGCCACATCACAAACCTCGCGGCCGACGGCAGTGCATACTCGGTGTACGCAACCGTCACGCCACTCGGCGACGACAGCTACCTGTCCGTACGGATTCGCCCGATGGATGAGGCGTCGGCTGAGTTCGCGAACGGGGCATACGCGAAGGTCGCTGAGTACGAGACAGAGCTGCGCCAGGCTGGCATCGGGAGGCGGTCGGCCGCTGAACAGGGGGCGAACCGCCTGCTCGCCCTCATCAGCGCCGCGGGCCACGAGTCGGTCTCCGCGCTGCAGCGGCACACGCTCCCGCGAGAGATCGCTCGCCTCGAGCGTCGGGCGGCCCCGATCCCAGAGCGCCCCGGCGCCACCGGCGAGGTAGGCGAGCTGCTCACCGCGGTTGGCGCGGTCAATCGGGCGCTCACCTCGTGGACGGGCGAGCAGCACCGGCTCGCAACACTCTCAGAGTCGCTCAGGCGCATCGGGAAGGAGTTGCGCTCAGAGCTCGAGAGCGCGTCGACTGGCGTCGCGCGGCTCAGCCAACTTGCCTGCGAACGAGTCGTGCCGAAAGAACTCGTCGAGCCGCTCGCCGTGTGGACGCAGATGCAGGAGCTCATCGGGACGTACATCGACGGGCTGCTCCGCGTACTGAACGAGCTTGACACCAACGGGATGGAGCACCGGTTCAGGGTCGCGCTCGCAAAGCTTCACACCCGCATGCTCGCCGCGTTCGCTGCCGAAATCATCGACAACCCCGAGAGCGAGACGAGCGGCCGGCAAGCAGCCATCGCGCTGTCGCAGGCGCTCAGGCTGGGGCTCTCAGCGATGATCGAGCAATCCCACTCGCACGCCGACCTCACGGCCCGCTCCGCGGCCACGATCACGCGGTCCGTCGAACTCCTGGCCATCCCCCGGGAGCTGCTGCTCGCCTGGCGACACGAAATCGACTCGGTCGAGCTGCCGCGGTCAGCGCGGCGGATCGCCGAGCAGATCGCGGACTCGGCGAACCGGCTCGGCGCCATCCTCACCGAGCTTCGAGGCATCGTCGACAAGTGCGGCGAGGTCGGGCTCGGGGCCGACCCGGCAGCGCTCAGGCCGCTCATCGCGCGGGTCGAGGCTCACACCGAAGCGCTGTGA